A section of the Salmo salar chromosome ssa05, Ssal_v3.1, whole genome shotgun sequence genome encodes:
- the LOC106605337 gene encoding LOW QUALITY PROTEIN: tyrosine-protein phosphatase non-receptor type 23 (The sequence of the model RefSeq protein was modified relative to this genomic sequence to represent the inferred CDS: deleted 3 bases in 2 codons) — MEAVPRMPMIWLDLKEAGEFEFSPSVRQFILKNYGENPDSYNEQLKKLETLRQGAVNVTRDFEGCSILRKYFGQLHYLQSRVPLGPGQEAAVPISWTEIFSGKTVTHDDISYEQACILYNLGALHSMLGAMDNRVSEEGMKVSCTHFQCSAGAFSYLRDHFSHNFSVDMSHQILNLNINLMLGQAQECLLEKSMLDNRKSFLVARISAQVVDYYKEACRALENSDTASMLGKIQKDWKKLVQMKIYYFASIAHLHMGKQAEEQQKYGERLAYLQSSLDKLSEAIKLAKGQPDSVQEALKFTMDVIGGKFNSAKKDNDFIYHETVPSLETLASVKGAPLVKALPVNPTDPSVTGPDLFAKLVPMAAHEASSLYSEEKAKLLRDIMAKIDSRNETLEQFMDSLGLEPDSVDNLDMYSHIPPVLMEKCAALSVRPDTVKSLIQSMQVLSGVFTDVEASLREIRDVLEEDEAGVRALQEAVGGGPAAELHTQAHAQTLAEIRRDLEKYMEAHEKASFTNTELHRAMNLHISNLRLLGGPLDALRDALPRPQLNQEEVAGLQCMKRILGKVQEMRDQRSTLEKQLRDLIQQDDITSSLVTTERTDMKRLFEEQLKKYEQVKVYIDQNLSAQENILKALTEANVQYASVRKGLAETEHKWNGTVQTLVASYEAYEDLMKKSQEGKDFYEDLETKSSRLLERAKTLCQGREEERKAVLDRETQKNPPSRPTAAKPSLGSKGGSDVDSACSSLEDAELAQINAAILSLGGDLPDELRSLPPDHPSLHSALRPGPEAFLPGANLGGNASLPWPGAPGTPLYTPQFPPNLRPHHFPGSLPAQGFPRGPFTQLPPQQTPVSGYGLPQPQAPQTGGVGPARAPFRPSTTTVDSIQTPIPSYNSAPRHPVPPTVSAGYAVPPQMGVYPQYMTQPGVPMQAPSQVPHQHPQQQYQHPPGQLPPGYQSAPRAMPGPRPPPQAQQGYPQYMPPSTSPGRPCPPYQQPYPGQPQPQPQHGYQPQLPQGYQPQHPQQGYLPQQPSHMIPKGPHTQMPPTSQPMPPVSQPYMQPANQQMPPHPHQQMLPSQQQQLHPNAQQMHPHPQMHPGPHQQMPPASQPHHVHLPQAYLPRGPLPPQGPQMPHPGQPPQHVYQPQLPQGYQPPIMPHSAPQQSQAPQPVAPMTPTMYPTPPGVNGSPGAPPQPTSMGQPRPPPQHMIPPTAGAPPVALPPNAILPSPSPSPSPSPGPSSLGLAPQRPSPAPTPGGPPSLPSSSSPSTSLFPRQNSITDDLLSSSPESQPGGPKAPANVLQPTKADPQDGERRKKSSQGVRLIQGDPYQAPERVARLCSELERFRSAVESLERPSADEGGLSPLDARWKELQEGQERDARQLSIAIARCYTMKNRHQDVMPYDCNRVLLRSGKDDYINGSFVEELSPYCPRLIATQAPLSGTAADFWLMVWEQKVSLVVMLVSEQELDKGKVLRYFPTERGQQLAQGPITVTLTTQKTTPTHVERMIGLQYRDQSLKRTVIHLQFTSWPELGLPESKSNLICFIQEVHGYYLHQRPLHTPIVVHCSSGVGRTGALCLLYAAVQELEAGNSIPDLPLLVKKMRQQRKNMLQEKLHLKFCYEAVLKHAEQVLQRHGYLPTAPCSKTPSTAATKPYSRQESQQDIVLGGDMTISSIQATIAKLSIRPPSATDPAMDPVIEIGAPSGLEDQPFIPATDLPLDREPAAAPARDPSPSETQRSSLSPPRSSPEKVQSPPPNGVDATAPSSPPTANNHAVPEVTPDPAPPSGPAPNSLELLASLTPEAFSMEGGGCKGKYRVTKQSFLQPAEGQGLNQGPHEDGGDDPLSCLDPLWSLNKN; from the exons TTCATCCTGAAGAACTATGGGGAGAATCCAGACAGCTATAATGAACAGCTGAAGAAGCtggagacactgagacag GGTGCGGTGAATGTGACGCGGGACTTTGAGGGCTGCAGCATTTTGAGGAAGTACTTTGGGCAGCTGCACTACCTTCAGAGCCGTGTGCCTCTGGGGCCTGGGCAGGAAGCAGCAGTACCCATCTCATG GACAGAAATATTTTCTGGAAAAACAGTCACTCATGATGACATCAGCTATGAGCAAGCCTGCATCCTCTACAACCTGG GTGCTCTCCACTCCATGTTGGGAGCCATGGATAACAGGGTGTCTGAAGAG gggATGAAGGTGTCATGTACACACTTCCAGTGCTCCGCGGGGGCCTTCTCCTACCTGAGGGACCACTTCAGCCACAACTTCAGCGTGGACATGAGTCACCAGATCCTTAACCTCAACATCAACCTCATGCTG GGTCAGGCTCAGGAGTGTCTTCTGGAGAAGTCCATGCTGGACAACAGGAAGAGTTTCCTTGTAGCCCGCATCAGTGCTCAG GTGGTGGACTACTATAAGGAGGCGTGCAGGGCTCTGGAGAACTCTGACACAGCCTCCATGCTGGGTAAGATCCAGAAGGACTGGAAGAAACTGGTGCAAATGAAGATCTACTACTTTGCTTCCATCGCCCAT CTGCATATGGGGAAGCAGGCAGAGGAGCAACAGAAATATGGAGAGCGG CTGGCTTACCTGCAGAGCTCCTTAGACAAACTCAGTGAAGCCATCAAGTTGGCCAAG GGTCAGCCGGACAGTGTGCAGGAGGCCTTGAAGTTCACCATGGACGTGATAGGGGGAAA GTTCAACTCTGCCAAGAAAGACAATGACTTCATCTACCATGAGACTGTGCCCTCGTTGGAGACTCTTGCGTCCGTCAAAG GTGCCCCCCTGGTGAAGGCCTTGCCCGTGAACCCAACTGATCCCAGTGTCACAGGACCAGACCTGTTTGCCAAGCTGGTGCCCATGGCTGCCCACGaggcctcctctctctacagtgaaGAGAAGGCAAAGTTGCTACGGGACATCATGGCCAAGATAGACAGCAGGAATGAGACTCTAGA GCAGTTTATGGACTCTCTGGGTCTGGAGCCAGACTCAGTAGATAACCTGGACATGTACAGTCACATCCCCCCTGTACTGATGGAGAAGTGTGCTGCACTCAGTGTCAGACCAGACACCGTCAAGAGCCTCATTCAGTCCATGCAGG tcctgtctggtgtgtTCACGGACGTGGAGGCGTCTCTGAGGGAGATCCGGGACGTGCTGGAGGAGGACGAGGCCGGGGTGCGGGCGCTGCAAGAGGCGGTGGGAGGAGGCCCCGCGGCGGAGCTGCACACCCAGGCACATGCCCAGACCCTGGCTGAGATCCGCAGGGACCTGGAGAAGTACATGGAGGCCCATGAGAAGGCCAGCTTCACCAACACAGAGCTGCACAGAGCCATGAACCTGCACATCAGTAACCTGAGGCTGCTGGGGGGACCACTGGATGCCCTGAGAGATGCCCTGCCAAGGCCCCAACTCAACCAGG AGGAGGTGGCGGGGCTGCAGTGCATGAAGAGGATCCTGGGTAAGGTGCAGGAGATGAGGGACCAGAGGAGCACCCTGGAAAAACAGCTGCGTGACCTCATCCAGCAGGACGACATCACTTCCTCCCTTGTCACTACCGAGCGCACTGACATGAAG aGGTTGTTTGAGGAGCAGTTGAAGAAGTATGAGCAGGTGAAGGTGTACATCGACCAGAATCTGTCTGCCCAGGAGAACATCCTCAAGGCGCTGACGGAAGCCAACGTGCAATACGCCTCGGTCCGCAAGGGCCTCGCCGAGACGGAACACAA GTGGAACGGCACGGTGCAGACCCTGGTGGCGTCCTACGAGGCTTACGAGGACCTGATGAAGAAGTCCCAGGAGGGGAAGGACTTCTACGAGGACCTGGAGACCAAGTCCTCCCGCCTGCTGGAGAGAGCTAAGACTCTGTGTCagggcagggaggaggagaggaaggccgTGCTGGACAGGGAGACCCAGAAGAATCCCCCTTCTCGGCCCACTGCAGCCAAACCGTCCCTGGGGTCCAAGGGGGGCTCAGACGTGGACTCTGCCTGTTCTAGTCTGGAGGATGCTGAGCTAGCCCAGATCAACGCTGCTATACTGAGCCTGGGAGGAGACCTGCCTGACGAGCTCCGTAGTCTACCCCCCGACCACCCCTCCCTGCACTCTGCCCTTCGCCCGGGACCTGAGGCTTTCCTTCCTGGTGCCAATCTGGGTGGCAATGCTTCGTTACCCTGGCCAGGGGCACCTGGGACACCGCTCTATACCCCTCAGTTCCCCCCAAACCTTCGCCCGCACCATTTCCCTGGCTCACTCCCCGCCCAGGGTTTCCCCCGCGGACCCTTCACTCAGCTACCCCCCCAGCAGACCCCTGTTTCTGGCTATGGCCTTCCCCAGCCGCAAGCCCCCCAAACTGGGGGAGTCGGGCCTGCCCGTGCCCCTTTCCGTCCCTCCACTACTACAGTAGATAGTATCCAGACCCCCATCCCCAGTTATAACTCAGCCCCACGCCACCCTGTACCACCTACTGTCTCTGCAGGCTACGCTGTTCCCCCACAGATGGGTGTGTACCCACAGTACATGACCCAGCCTGGGGTGCCCATGCAAGCGCCCAGCCAGGTGCCACACCAACATCCACAGCAGCAGTACCAACACCCTCCTGGGCAGCTGCCCCCAGGCTACCAGTCTGCCCCCAGGGCTATGCCCGGGCCCCGACCCCCTCCCCAGGCCCAGCAGGGTTACCCACAGTACATGCCCCCCAGCACCAGCCCCGGCCGCCCATGCCCCCC GTATCAGCAGCCATATCCTGGTCAGCCCCAGCCACAACCCCAGCATGGCTACCAGCCCCAGTTACCACAGGGCTATCAGCCTCAACACCCTCAGCAGGGCTACCTGCCACAACAGCCCTCACACATGATCCCAAAGGGCCCTCACACACAGATGCCACCCACTTCCCAGCCCATGCCCCCTGTCTCCCAACCATACATGCAACCTGCCAACCAACAGATGCCCCCACACCCTCATCAGCAGATGCTACCTTCCCAACAACAACAATTGCATCCCAACGCCCAGCAAATGCATCCTCATCCACAAATGCACCCTGGCCCTCACCAGCAGATGCCCCCTGCTTCCCAGCCCCATCATGTCCACCTCCCTCAGGCTTACCTGCCCAGGGGCCCCCTCCCACCTCAGGGGCCCCAGATGCCCCACCCTGGTCAACCCCCCCAACATGTCTACCAGCCCCAGTTACCACAGGGCTACCAGCCTCCTATAATGCCTCATTCAGCCCCCCAACAGTCCCAGGCTCCCCAGCCTGTAGCCCCCATGACCCCCACCATGTACCCCACTCCTCCAGGTGTGAACGGCTCTCCCGGAGCCCCACCACAGCCCACCTCTATGGGACAACCTCGGCCCCCTCCCCAGCACATGATTCCACCAACTGCTGGAGCTCCTCCAGTGGCCCTCCCACCTAACGCCATCCTTCCCTCGCCCTCaccttccccttctccctccccagGCCCCTCTTCCCTAGGCCTGGCCCCCCAGAGGCCCTCCCCAGCC CCCACCCCTGGcggtccaccctctctcccttcctcctcatccccctccacctccctcttccCGCGCCAGAACTCCATCACAGACGACCTGCTCTCCTCCAGCCCAGAGAGCCAGCCCGGTGGCCCCAAGGCCCCCGCCAACGTCCTCCAACCCACCAAGGCTGACCCTCAGGACGGGGAGCGCCGCAAGAAGAGCTCCCAGGGCGTCCGGCTGATCCAGGGCGACCCGTACCAAGCCCCCGAACGCGTAGCCCGCCTCTGCAGCGAACTCGAACGCTTCCGTTCGGCCGTGGAGTCTCTGGAGCGCCCGTCGGCGGACGAAGGTGGTCTGTCGCCGCTGGATGCCCGCTGGAAGGAGCTCCAGGAGGGGCAGGAGAGGGACGCCAGGCAGCTGTCCATCGCCATCGCTCGCTGTTACACCATGAAGAACCGCCACCAGGACGTGATGCCCTACGACTGTAACCGCGTGCTGCTGCGCTCGGGCAAGGACGACTACATCAACGGCAGCTTTGTGGAGGAGCTGTCGCCCTACTGCCCGCGCCTCATCGCCACGCAGGCGCCGCTGTCGGGCACGGCCGCCGACTTCTGGCTCATGGTGTGGGAGCAGAAGGTTTCGCTGGTGGTCATGCTGGTCTCAGAGCAGGAGTTAGATAAG GGAAAGGTTTTGCGCTATTTCCCGACAGAACGCGGCCAGCAGCTTGCTCAGGGACCAATCACAGTCACCCTGACTACGCAGAAGACCACGCCCACCCACGTGGAGCGAATGATTGGCCTGCAATACCGTGACCAGAGCCTCAAACGCACCGTCATACACCTGCAGTTCACCTCCTGGCCTGAGCT GGGTCTTCCTGAGAGCAAGAGCAATCTAATCTGCTTCATCCAGGAGGTTCATGGATACTACCTGCACCAGAGGCCCTTACACACACCTATTGTCGTGCActgcag CTCTGGCGTGGGGCGTACCGGCGCCCTCTGTCTGCTGTATGCAGCGGTACAGGAGCTGGAGGCAGGGAACAGCATCCCTGACCTACCTCTACTGGTCAAGAAGATGAGGCAGCAGAGGAAGAACATGTTGCAGGAGAAg CTGCACCTGAAGTTCTGTTACGAGGCGGTGCTGAAACACGCTGAGCAGGTCCTCCAGAGACACGGCTACCTCCCTACCGCCCCCTGCAGCAAGACACCCAGCACTGCTGCCACCAAG CCTTACTCTCGCCAGGAGTCCCAACAGGACATCGTTCTGGGAGGTGACATGACCATCAGCTCCATTCAGGCCACCATCGCCAAACTCAGCATCCGGCCTCCCAGTGCCACTGACCCAGCCATGGACCCTGTCATCGAGATTGGTGCCCCCTCTGGTCTGGAGGACCAACCCTTCATCCCCGCCACCGACCTGCCCTTGGACAGAGAGCCAGCCGCCGCCCCCGCCCGGGACCCCTCTCCCAGCGAGACCCAACGCTCCTCCCTCAGTCCCCCACGCTCCTCCCCAGAGAAGGTTcagtccccaccacccaatggtGTGGATGCCAccgccccttcctctccccccacAGCCAATAACCATGCGGTCCCAGAGGTGACCCCTGATCCGGCCCCTCCCTCTGGCCCGGCCCCAAACTCCCTGGAGCTGCTGGCCTCTCTGACTCCCGAGGCCTTCTCCATGGAGGGTGGTGGGTGCAAGGGGAAGTACCGTGTCACTAAGCAGAGCTTCCTGCAGCCTGCCGAGGGCCAGGGTCTCAACCAGGGGCCCCACGAGGATGGGGGAGACGACCCCCTGAGCTGCCTAGACCCCCTCTGGAGCCTCAACAAGAACTGA